In a genomic window of Candidatus Paceibacterota bacterium:
- the rsmA gene encoding 16S rRNA (adenine(1518)-N(6)/adenine(1519)-N(6))-dimethyltransferase RsmA → MFLFAKKSLGQHFLNSKHVLEQIIESANIKKGELVLEIGPGTGILTEALLNTGAKVITVEKDDRAIELLRSKFQTSITKQQLTLIHGDVLEDSSNCIPNEPYLIVANIPYYITGAILEKFLENDRKPNRMILLVQKEVADRITTKDDKESILSISVKAFGTPKIVAKVPRGAFTPPPNVDSAILAIENISDKLFKENNVQISSFFAVVKAGFAHKRKYTISNLGEIMDKNKLAEIWNTLKIDPKIRSEKMTLENWINISKHLNRPN, encoded by the coding sequence ATGTTTTTATTTGCAAAAAAATCATTAGGGCAACATTTTCTCAATTCCAAACATGTTTTGGAACAGATTATTGAATCTGCCAACATAAAAAAGGGGGAATTGGTATTAGAAATAGGTCCAGGCACAGGTATTTTGACGGAAGCACTTTTGAATACAGGAGCAAAAGTCATAACGGTTGAAAAAGATGATAGAGCAATAGAATTGCTAAGATCCAAATTCCAAACATCAATAACCAAACAACAACTAACATTAATTCATGGTGACGTGCTAGAAGATTCCTCAAACTGCATACCAAATGAGCCATATCTGATAGTTGCCAACATTCCTTACTACATCACTGGTGCAATCTTAGAAAAATTCCTAGAAAATGATCGTAAACCAAATAGAATGATTCTCTTGGTACAAAAAGAAGTTGCCGACAGGATTACAACCAAAGATGATAAAGAAAGTATATTATCTATATCAGTCAAAGCCTTTGGTACACCAAAAATAGTCGCAAAAGTGCCTCGTGGAGCCTTCACACCACCACCAAATGTTGATTCAGCAATTCTCGCAATAGAAAATATTTCCGATAAACTATTCAAAGAAAATAACGTCCAAATATCTAGCTTTTTTGCAGTTGTGAAGGCTGGATTTGCCCATAAACGCAAATATACTATAAGCAATTTGGGAGAAATCATGGACAAAAATAAGCTTGCAGAGATTTGGAACACCTTAAAGATTGACCCGAAAATTAGATCCGAGAAAATGACACTAGAAAATTGGATCAATATCTCCAAACACCTCAACAGGCCTAACTAG